Proteins encoded together in one Amblyomma americanum isolate KBUSLIRL-KWMA chromosome 1, ASM5285725v1, whole genome shotgun sequence window:
- the LOC144118676 gene encoding uncharacterized protein LOC144118676: protein MADDDGGSCRSNYDGGPSVRVYKFPADETQRTAWTKAISCEDFVPTKHTVVCEKHFQTSDFVRFATYTDENSGNVIEVPLQRVRLKPAAVPSVFPGCPKYLSQPPSSREAPAEKKARLEAASLRKAIELSVAAQEEEDRRNKICSFGELCSALPKLKTSDFWTVVTTQAKVLFLELSLDQAPAVHSSVVVLDDLSVQVFLGGSRLHNIGDEYVPSQMKDLRELDKVLQFVEKLQSCASGSEKEHQLLATVLMLLDEVNKDYELQEHHGWNLQVLKFVRSQVELVLKNVPRYPPDVLVFSGLLYTISPHAYRFIRSSLKIKLPHPDTIR from the exons ATGGCAGACGACGATGGCGGAA gctgcagatcaaattatgatggtggtccgagtgtccgcgtctacaagtttcctgccgacgagacgcaaaggacagcatggacaaaggctatttcttgcgaagattttgtgccaaccaagcacactgtg gtgtgtgaaaaacactttcaaacgagtgacttcgtcaggtttgcaacgtacacggacgagaactctggaaacgttatcgaagttccgctgcagcgtgtccgcctgaagccagctgctgtcccgagtgtgtttcccggctgcccgaaatatctctctcagccaccatcttcgcgagaagctcctgcagaaaagaaggcccgactcgaggcagcgtcactgcgaaaagcgatagagctttctgttgctgctcaagaggaagaagatcgcaggaacaaaatttgcagttttggggagctgtgttctgcccttccgaagcttaagacttctgacttctggactgtggtcactacgcaggcaaaggttttgttcctggagctctccctcgaccaagctcccgcagtgcattcatcagtggtggttttagacgacctgtctgttcaggtgtttctcggagggtcccgtctccacaatATTGGAGACGAATAtgtgccgtcacaaatgaaggatttaagggagcttgataaagtgctgcagtttgttgaaaagctgcagagttgtgctagtggcagcgaaaaggaacaccagcttctcgcaactgtgctaatgctcctggatgaggtgaacaaggattatgagctccaagaacatcatggatggaacttacaggtactgaaatttgtgcgaagccaagtcgagcttgttttgaaaaatgtgcctcgatatccaccagatgtactcgtgttttcaggtctgctgtataccatttctccacatgcatacaggttcatcagaagctcgcttaaaattaagctgccgcacccagacactattcgaTGA